A genomic segment from Yimella sp. cx-51 encodes:
- a CDS encoding DUF86 domain-containing protein: MARLLDMDEESFVTDVRTQWAIEMGLIRIGETINRIPPEVLQQFPGQPWRKIVGMRNLAAHQYDDLDPRRVWRTVSRDVPALRAYLSDVVLPEIRS, from the coding sequence GTGGCACGACTGCTCGACATGGACGAGGAATCTTTCGTCACCGACGTCCGCACCCAGTGGGCAATCGAGATGGGACTCATCCGCATTGGCGAAACCATCAACCGCATCCCGCCAGAGGTGTTGCAGCAGTTCCCCGGTCAGCCTTGGCGGAAGATTGTTGGTATGCGCAACTTAGCTGCGCATCAGTACGACGATCTCGACCCGCGGCGGGTGTGGCGCACCGTGTCCCGCGATGTACCTGCCCTGCGCGCATATCTGAGCGACGTAGTGCTGCCAGAGATCAGAAGCTGA
- a CDS encoding Rv2175c family DNA-binding protein, whose product MNDVETLVGAWLSVPEVADALGLPHRTVRRMIDDKELLSARIGPNESVAVPAAFIKDGALLPALPGTITVLLDARLSADEALRWLFTPDPTLPVVGAPITMLQLGRKAEVRKRASELAF is encoded by the coding sequence GTGAATGACGTAGAAACACTGGTCGGCGCCTGGTTGTCGGTGCCGGAGGTCGCGGACGCGCTGGGTCTGCCGCACCGCACGGTTCGCCGGATGATCGACGACAAGGAACTGTTGTCGGCCAGGATCGGACCCAACGAGTCCGTTGCCGTTCCGGCGGCATTCATCAAGGACGGTGCGCTTCTCCCGGCGCTGCCCGGAACGATCACGGTGTTGCTGGACGCCCGGTTGTCGGCCGACGAGGCCCTGCGCTGGCTCTTCACCCCAGACCCGACCCTGCCGGTGGTGGGGGCTCCGATCACGATGCTGCAGCTGGGCCGCAAAGCCGAGGTGCGCAAGCGCGCCAGCGAACTCGCCTTCTAA
- a CDS encoding adenosine deaminase, which translates to MSNGGDLGSDFGSHSLDPQERADAELYMDDPEAGDDEPWTPPERQPRGAESVDVEDETLDQRLAQEEPEEGTAYGNPRPSDADDDLVGGDDPDAIPAEEDFVGDPDEVVQGGSGDDSLYDGDEPAEESAMHIVNDDEESFDEEDVNIDGEEDIDYED; encoded by the coding sequence ATGAGTAACGGTGGAGACCTCGGAAGCGACTTCGGCAGCCACTCCCTCGATCCGCAGGAGCGGGCCGACGCGGAGCTCTACATGGACGACCCCGAGGCGGGCGACGACGAACCGTGGACCCCGCCTGAGCGTCAGCCCCGCGGCGCGGAGTCGGTCGACGTCGAAGATGAAACGCTCGACCAGCGCCTTGCCCAGGAGGAGCCCGAGGAGGGCACCGCGTACGGAAATCCCCGCCCCAGCGACGCGGATGACGACTTGGTCGGCGGCGACGACCCGGACGCTATCCCGGCCGAAGAAGACTTCGTCGGCGATCCCGACGAGGTGGTCCAGGGCGGCTCTGGTGACGACTCGCTCTATGACGGGGACGAACCTGCCGAGGAGTCAGCGATGCACATCGTCAACGACGACGAAGAGTCGTTCGACGAGGAAGACGTCAACATCGACGGTGAAGAAGACATCGACTACGAGGACTGA
- a CDS encoding SAV_6107 family HEPN domain-containing protein — MTAVARNVSQPNDRPPHVVAGGVLDLIDRSRDCLLEACHQQDLCERYRCAQLGALRAAAALLAARSRRTSRSGPRSVWQVVATVAPELTEWAEFFAATGQRGQVFDRGVRRPTQREADDLIRDAETFLGMVLQALGLPMGPSAPLEISSGRGWSEKYL; from the coding sequence ATGACCGCCGTCGCCCGCAATGTGAGCCAGCCGAACGATCGTCCGCCGCATGTCGTGGCCGGGGGCGTGCTCGACTTGATCGACAGGTCGCGCGACTGCCTGCTCGAGGCGTGTCATCAACAGGATCTCTGCGAGCGCTACCGCTGCGCCCAGTTGGGTGCACTGCGAGCTGCCGCTGCACTCCTGGCGGCGCGTAGTCGTCGCACCTCCCGGTCAGGCCCACGCTCGGTCTGGCAGGTCGTGGCGACAGTCGCGCCCGAACTCACCGAATGGGCGGAGTTCTTTGCTGCCACCGGCCAGCGCGGCCAAGTCTTCGACCGCGGAGTGCGGCGTCCGACGCAACGCGAGGCCGACGATCTGATCCGCGACGCGGAGACATTTCTTGGCATGGTGCTGCAGGCACTCGGCCTCCCGATGGGCCCGAGTGCTCCGTTGGAGATCTCCTCCGGGCGCGGATGGTCGGAAAAATACCTCTGA
- a CDS encoding helix-turn-helix domain-containing protein, translating into MDLRTQRLAAGLSQSQLARAAAVPQPNLSAYENGRRVPSPEVLARLQQALYVPLIQRVDLHRKEIRQLVAAHNAARPRIFGSVAKGQETATSDIDFLVEFTDDATLLDEVGLRSELADLLQAQVDVVGLDSLRGPIRDRVLGEAVAV; encoded by the coding sequence ATGGACCTTCGTACGCAGCGACTCGCGGCAGGCCTGAGCCAGTCACAGTTGGCGCGTGCCGCAGCGGTGCCTCAGCCGAACCTGTCGGCGTACGAGAACGGTCGACGGGTGCCGTCACCAGAGGTGCTGGCACGGCTCCAGCAGGCGCTCTACGTGCCACTGATCCAACGTGTTGATCTGCACCGCAAGGAGATTCGTCAGCTTGTAGCTGCTCACAATGCCGCGAGGCCGCGGATATTCGGTTCGGTGGCCAAGGGTCAGGAAACCGCGACTTCTGACATCGACTTTCTTGTCGAGTTCACCGACGACGCAACTCTGCTCGACGAGGTGGGCCTGCGATCGGAGCTTGCCGACTTGCTCCAAGCGCAGGTGGATGTGGTCGGACTCGACTCCCTTCGCGGGCCTATTCGCGATCGGGTGCTGGGCGAAGCGGTAGCGGTGTGA
- a CDS encoding polyprenyl synthetase family protein, which translates to MNQALPLHDLRDQIQAVLDRAHLRHTEELAPIGPEIQALIDPVNALLRGGKRLRAGFCYWGYRAAGGPHSESIIQVATAMEVFQAAALLHDDVMDRSDTRRGMPTAHRQLAALHRENGWDGDAERFGEAAAILAGDLCLNWTDELYSTSGLPTDELARGRTVFDLMRTQLMGGQYLDVLESVRPWDTATTQERLDRSRTVIRYKSAKYTVEQPLLIGATAFGVNDTTATALSEYGLALGEAFQLRDDVLGVYGDPEATGKPAGDDLREGKRTVLIAYALDASSEADTARFTELFGRDDLDDAGVNWLRDWVTSTGGVDRTEELISKASDDAAAALQRADLTDEGAARLHDLIGIAVARSA; encoded by the coding sequence GTGAACCAGGCCTTGCCGCTCCACGATCTGCGTGATCAGATCCAGGCCGTCCTCGACCGGGCGCACCTGCGGCACACCGAGGAACTCGCGCCCATCGGTCCGGAGATCCAGGCCCTCATCGACCCCGTCAACGCGCTGCTGCGCGGTGGCAAACGCCTGCGTGCGGGCTTCTGCTACTGGGGTTATCGCGCGGCCGGCGGTCCGCACAGCGAGTCGATCATCCAGGTCGCGACGGCCATGGAGGTCTTCCAGGCTGCAGCACTGCTGCACGACGACGTGATGGACCGCAGCGACACCCGCCGCGGCATGCCCACCGCCCACCGCCAACTCGCGGCACTGCACCGCGAAAACGGCTGGGACGGAGATGCGGAGCGTTTCGGTGAAGCGGCCGCCATCCTCGCCGGCGACCTCTGTCTGAACTGGACCGACGAGCTCTACAGCACCAGCGGTTTGCCGACTGACGAACTCGCCCGCGGCAGAACGGTTTTCGACCTGATGCGCACCCAGCTCATGGGTGGGCAGTACCTCGACGTGCTGGAGTCGGTGCGCCCCTGGGACACCGCGACGACGCAGGAGCGTCTCGACCGCTCACGCACCGTCATCCGCTACAAGAGCGCCAAGTACACCGTCGAACAGCCGCTGCTCATTGGCGCAACCGCGTTCGGCGTCAACGACACCACCGCAACCGCGCTCTCCGAATACGGCCTCGCACTCGGTGAGGCGTTCCAGCTACGGGACGACGTGCTCGGTGTCTACGGCGACCCGGAAGCCACCGGCAAGCCCGCCGGCGACGACCTGCGCGAAGGCAAACGAACCGTCCTGATCGCCTACGCCCTGGACGCCTCGAGCGAGGCCGACACCGCGCGCTTCACCGAACTCTTCGGGCGGGACGACCTCGACGACGCCGGCGTCAACTGGCTGCGCGACTGGGTGACCTCGACCGGCGGCGTCGACCGCACCGAGGAACTCATCAGCAAAGCCAGCGACGATGCAGCTGCGGCGCTGCAGCGCGCTGATCTGACCGACGAGGGCGCCGCACGACTGCACGACCTCATCGGGATCGCGGTCGCGCGCAGCGCCTGA
- a CDS encoding DUF3040 domain-containing protein: MPLSEHEQRMLDQMEKALSQEDPKFASQMRTPRNPRSGRLMLAAGGMLLGLGVAVLGVMNQLIWLGVVGFVIMVAVAAWAFSGSGEQETTLGSVQQDGTVRPVSRPKRGRRPSTPSRTASGGSLMQRMEERWERRRREQW; this comes from the coding sequence GTGCCGCTGTCGGAGCACGAGCAACGCATGCTCGACCAGATGGAGAAGGCCCTCTCGCAAGAGGACCCGAAGTTCGCATCGCAGATGCGCACGCCGCGCAATCCGCGAAGCGGCCGTCTGATGCTCGCCGCGGGTGGCATGCTGCTTGGCCTCGGTGTCGCGGTGCTCGGCGTGATGAACCAGCTCATCTGGCTGGGTGTGGTCGGCTTCGTCATCATGGTCGCCGTTGCGGCTTGGGCCTTCAGTGGATCCGGTGAGCAGGAGACCACCTTGGGTTCGGTGCAGCAGGACGGCACCGTGCGTCCGGTGTCGCGGCCCAAGCGCGGACGTCGTCCGTCGACGCCGTCCCGCACCGCGTCCGGTGGGTCGCTCATGCAGCGGATGGAAGAGCGCTGGGAGCGTCGCCGGCGCGAGCAGTGGTGA
- the metF gene encoding methylenetetrahydrofolate reductase [NAD(P)H], producing MPDASAQQHPSIPDLLKSSDTAFSFEFFPPKDDASEAVLWESIRRVERIRPSFVSVTYGAGGSTRDRTVRVTSRIEHETTMTTMAHLTCVGSSVAQLRQVVGQYAGSGIRNILALRGDPAGGLGVPWTPHPEGLDHADQLVELIRALGEFTVGVAAFPDKHPESSTLQDDADVLIRKADAGASFAITQMVTDVDAYLRLRDLVDASGRTMPIVPGLMPVTAHGQLERMTALNGQPLAGDVVERIEAVKDDKATLREVGIEICTEHAARLIAEGVPGIHFITMNRSTATLEVHRNLTS from the coding sequence ATGCCCGACGCGAGTGCCCAACAGCACCCCAGCATTCCAGACCTTCTGAAATCGTCGGACACGGCATTCAGTTTTGAGTTCTTCCCACCCAAGGACGACGCCAGCGAGGCGGTCCTGTGGGAGTCGATCCGTCGTGTTGAGCGCATCCGTCCTTCATTCGTTTCGGTGACCTACGGAGCGGGCGGCTCCACCCGAGACCGGACGGTGCGCGTCACCAGTCGTATCGAGCACGAGACGACGATGACGACGATGGCGCATCTGACGTGTGTGGGTTCGTCGGTGGCGCAACTGCGGCAGGTCGTCGGCCAGTACGCCGGCTCCGGCATCCGCAACATCCTTGCCCTGCGTGGCGACCCGGCCGGCGGCCTCGGTGTGCCGTGGACCCCGCACCCGGAGGGCCTCGACCACGCCGATCAACTCGTCGAACTCATCCGGGCGCTGGGGGAGTTCACCGTCGGTGTGGCTGCTTTCCCTGACAAGCACCCGGAGTCGTCGACACTGCAGGACGACGCCGATGTGCTGATCCGCAAAGCCGACGCCGGCGCATCGTTCGCGATCACCCAGATGGTCACGGACGTCGATGCCTACCTGCGTCTGCGCGACCTGGTCGACGCGTCCGGCCGCACGATGCCGATCGTCCCGGGCCTGATGCCGGTCACTGCACACGGTCAGCTCGAGCGCATGACCGCTCTCAATGGCCAGCCATTGGCCGGCGACGTGGTCGAGCGCATCGAAGCGGTCAAGGACGACAAGGCGACGCTGCGCGAGGTCGGTATCGAGATCTGCACTGAGCATGCGGCGCGCTTGATCGCCGAGGGCGTGCCGGGCATTCATTTCATCACCATGAACCGTTCGACCGCGACGCTTGAGGTGCACCGCAATCTGACGTCCTGA
- a CDS encoding DUF456 domain-containing protein encodes MEPVTVLAGVMIFVGILGLIVPVLPGLLITEAGVLLWAWHEGSTTAWTIFGISVVVALIGWFLQYHLPNKSLRQAGVPGRSRLAGVVLAAIGFFVVPYVGLFLGFIAGVYLAEHLRLRNPSAAWTSTKMALKAVVASIGIELAAAVIVSALWISGLLLTR; translated from the coding sequence GTGGAACCTGTGACAGTGCTGGCCGGCGTGATGATCTTCGTCGGCATCCTCGGCCTCATCGTGCCCGTGCTACCCGGCTTGCTGATCACCGAAGCGGGCGTGCTGCTGTGGGCCTGGCACGAAGGATCAACCACGGCGTGGACGATCTTCGGCATCAGCGTCGTGGTGGCACTGATCGGGTGGTTCCTGCAGTACCACCTGCCCAACAAGTCGCTGCGTCAGGCGGGAGTGCCGGGGCGTTCACGGCTGGCGGGTGTCGTCCTCGCCGCGATCGGCTTCTTCGTCGTGCCGTACGTCGGACTCTTCCTGGGATTCATCGCCGGTGTCTACCTCGCCGAGCACCTGCGCTTGCGCAATCCCTCGGCGGCGTGGACGTCGACGAAGATGGCGCTCAAGGCAGTCGTGGCCAGCATCGGAATCGAACTCGCGGCCGCCGTCATCGTGTCGGCCCTGTGGATCTCGGGGCTGCTGCTCACTCGCTGA
- a CDS encoding type IIA DNA topoisomerase subunit B — protein MVPRSTSSAKEYNARHLQVLEGLEAVRKRPGMYIGSTDARGLMHCLWEIIDNSVDEALGGHGDRIDVALFADGSVQVTDRGRGIPVDIEPRTGLSGVEVVFTKLHAGGKFGGGSYTASGGLHGVGASVVNALSARLDVEVDRAGKTYGMSFRRGEPGTFHGEGPDAEFTPFELGSELAVVGKAKRGVTGCRIRYWADQQIFLKTATFDYDSLIDRARQTSFLIPGLTLAIRDERGLPGTPGAEGPHEEVFLHDGGISEFTEFLASDPAVTDVWRLQGEGTFTETVPVLDEAGHMTPTEVERTCSVDVALRWGTGYDTKLKSFVNIIATPKGGTHISGFEQSLLKVFRKQLEVNSRRLKVGNDKVDKDDIMAGLTAVVTVRLAEPQFEGQTKEVLGTSAVRSIVSKVVEQELTANLTSTKRDLKGQSSQVLEKIVAEMKSRISARLHKETQRRKTALESSSLPPKLKDCRSTDSDRTELFIVEGDSALGTGMAARNSEYQALLPIRGKILNVQKASVGDMLKNAECAAIIQVVGGGSGRSFDLDMVRYGKVILMTDADVDGAHIRTLLLTLFFRYMRPLVEAGRVYAAVPPLHRIETAAQGRAKGEVIYTYSEAQMRRTMAELTKKGRTIKQPQRYKGLGEMDADQLAETTMEPRHRMLRRVTMADAEAAERMFDLLMGSDVAPRKDFIVENATELDLERIDA, from the coding sequence GTGGTTCCCCGCAGTACCTCGTCCGCCAAGGAATACAACGCCCGGCACCTCCAGGTGCTCGAGGGCCTCGAGGCGGTCCGTAAACGTCCCGGTATGTACATCGGCTCCACCGACGCCCGCGGCCTCATGCACTGCCTCTGGGAGATCATCGACAACTCGGTCGATGAGGCACTCGGTGGTCACGGCGACCGCATCGACGTCGCGCTGTTCGCTGATGGTTCTGTGCAGGTGACCGACCGCGGTCGCGGCATCCCTGTCGACATCGAGCCGCGCACGGGCCTGTCCGGCGTGGAGGTGGTCTTCACCAAGTTGCACGCAGGCGGCAAGTTCGGTGGCGGCTCGTACACCGCGTCCGGAGGTCTGCACGGCGTTGGCGCTTCTGTGGTCAACGCCCTGTCGGCCCGCCTTGACGTCGAGGTAGACCGCGCTGGCAAGACCTACGGCATGAGTTTTCGTCGCGGCGAGCCCGGCACCTTCCACGGTGAGGGCCCTGACGCTGAGTTCACCCCGTTCGAGCTGGGCAGCGAACTCGCAGTCGTCGGCAAGGCCAAGCGCGGCGTCACCGGGTGCCGCATCCGCTACTGGGCCGACCAGCAGATCTTCCTCAAGACCGCGACCTTCGACTACGACAGCCTCATCGACCGCGCCAGGCAGACCTCCTTCCTCATCCCGGGGTTGACGCTCGCGATCCGCGACGAGCGCGGTCTACCCGGCACCCCGGGTGCGGAGGGGCCGCACGAAGAGGTCTTCCTGCACGACGGTGGCATCAGCGAGTTCACCGAGTTCCTCGCCTCCGATCCGGCCGTCACCGATGTGTGGCGTCTGCAGGGCGAAGGCACCTTCACCGAAACCGTGCCGGTGCTCGACGAGGCCGGTCACATGACCCCCACCGAGGTCGAGCGCACCTGCTCGGTCGACGTGGCGCTCCGCTGGGGCACCGGCTACGACACCAAGCTCAAGTCGTTCGTCAACATCATCGCCACCCCCAAGGGCGGCACCCACATCTCCGGCTTCGAGCAGTCACTGCTCAAGGTCTTCCGCAAGCAACTCGAGGTCAACTCCCGACGCCTCAAGGTCGGCAACGACAAGGTCGACAAGGACGACATCATGGCCGGTCTCACCGCCGTGGTCACCGTGCGCCTGGCCGAGCCGCAGTTCGAGGGCCAGACCAAGGAGGTGCTTGGCACGTCCGCCGTGCGTTCGATCGTCAGCAAGGTGGTCGAGCAAGAACTCACCGCGAACCTCACCTCCACCAAACGTGACCTGAAGGGTCAGTCCTCGCAGGTGCTGGAAAAGATCGTCGCGGAGATGAAGTCGCGCATCAGCGCTCGGCTGCACAAGGAGACGCAGCGCCGTAAGACCGCGCTGGAGTCGTCCTCCTTGCCGCCGAAGCTGAAGGACTGCCGTTCCACCGACTCCGATCGCACGGAGCTGTTCATCGTCGAGGGTGACTCCGCCCTCGGCACCGGTATGGCGGCCCGCAACTCCGAGTACCAAGCGTTGTTGCCGATCCGCGGCAAGATCCTCAACGTGCAGAAGGCGTCCGTCGGCGACATGCTCAAGAACGCCGAGTGCGCAGCGATCATCCAGGTGGTCGGCGGTGGATCAGGGCGATCCTTCGACCTCGACATGGTGCGCTACGGCAAGGTCATCCTGATGACCGACGCCGATGTCGACGGCGCGCACATCCGCACCCTGCTGTTGACACTCTTCTTCCGCTACATGCGTCCGTTGGTCGAAGCCGGCCGGGTGTACGCCGCCGTGCCACCGCTGCACCGCATCGAGACTGCAGCCCAGGGTCGTGCCAAGGGCGAGGTGATCTACACCTACTCCGAGGCGCAGATGCGCCGGACGATGGCCGAGCTCACCAAGAAAGGACGCACCATCAAGCAGCCCCAGCGCTACAAGGGCCTGGGTGAGATGGACGCCGATCAGCTCGCCGAGACCACGATGGAGCCGCGCCACCGCATGCTGCGCCGCGTGACGATGGCCGACGCCGAAGCCGCCGAGCGGATGTTCGATCTGCTCATGGGCTCCGACGTTGCGCCGCGTAAAGACTTCATCGTCGAGAACGCCACCGAACTCGACCTCGAGCGGATCGACGCCTAG